One Pyrus communis chromosome 13, drPyrComm1.1, whole genome shotgun sequence genomic window carries:
- the LOC137713519 gene encoding F-box protein SKIP8-like, whose translation MEIISLTLSSPQTFFVALIFTFLSFFLALLAVRLLPDKPKSGGAASATLSSSGSGKVCTCCARHREEVVLGSDSGAVSVPHLNGGTGTDVTEKPTTTAAVLERQTGASMMEQLVPEITTHALSYLDYPSLCRLSMTNSLMRKAANDDNAWKALYHKDFTLEQDSVTPVNGWKAYYAATRVIVNVNTEFFNHIRGRSLPEMSRLWLNADYVKCVHASGELFSGYNAVIQSWQLAFNWEQGVNFQIRDVCARVLTDMAWVTMKTFVEIDTGLFSVTNVYEFHNGRWYMVHHHSSVMDGEGEQQIVQG comes from the exons ATGGAGATTATTTCCCTCACTCTCTCGTCTCCTCAAACCTTCTTTGTAGCCCtaattttcacttttctctcctttttcctTGCCCTCCTCGCCGTCCGATTACTCCCCGACAAACCCAAATCGGGCGGCGCTGCCTCTGCCACCTTGTCGTCGAGTGGAAGCGGGAAGGTCTGCACTTGCTGTGCTCGTCACCGGGAAGAGGTCGTTTTGGGCTCCGATTCGGGGGCCGTGAGCGTGCCGCACTTGAACGGGGGGACGGGTACGGACGTGACGGAGAAGCCGACGACGACGGCGGCCGTACTGGAGCGGCAGACGGGCGCGTCGATGATGGAGCAGCTGGTTCCGGAGATTACGACGCATGCCCTTAGCTATCTGGACTACCCGAGCCTATGTAGGCTTTCGATGACCAATTCGCTCATGCGGAAGGCCGCCAATGATGATAATGCTTGGAAGGCACTTTACCATAAG GACTTCACATTGGAACAGGATAGTGTGACACCAGTTAATGGATGGAAAGCTTACTACGCTGCTACAAGAGTGATTGTGAATGTCAATACCGAATTCTTTAACCATATCCGAGGAAGGTCACTTCCAGAAATGAGTCGTTTATGGTTGAATGCAGATTATGTGAAGTGTGTTCATGCCTCTGGAGAACTCTTTTCAGG GTATAATGCTGTTATACAGAGTTGGCAACTAGCATTTAATTGGGAGCAAGGGGTTAACTTTCAGATTCGAGATGTGTGTGCCCGGGTTCTGACAGATATGGCTTGGGTTACCATGAAAACCTTTGTTGAAATCGACACTGGGCTATTCAGTGTGACTAACGTCTATGAGTTCCATAACGGGCGATGGTACATGGTGCATCATCATAGCTCTGTGATGGATGGGGAGGGAGAACAGCAGATTGTGCAGGggtaa
- the LOC137713092 gene encoding RNA polymerase II transcriptional coactivator KELP-like, with protein MEAETEQKIEETVRRILEESDMDEMTEFKIRKQASEELELDLSKPPYKAFVKQVVQSFLEEQNQKEQDAAQKDQNPEADGAQEREYDDNGDLVICRLSAKRKVTLQEFRGKNLVSIREFYSKDGKELPTAKGISLTEEQWSVFKKNVPAIEKAISKMESRI; from the exons atggaagCCGAAACCGAGCAGAAAATCGAGGAAACGGTGCGGAGAATCCTGGAGGAATCGGACATGGACGAGATGACGGAGTTCAAGATTCGGAAGCAGGCGTCCGAAGAGCTGGAGCTCGACCTCTCCAAGCCCCCATACAAGGCGTTCGTCAAGCAGGTCGTCCAGTCCTTCCTCGAGGAGCAGAATCAGAAGGAACAAGACGCGGCGCAGAAGGATCAAAACCCGGAAGCCGATGGTGCCCAGGAACGGGAGTACGATGATAACGGCGATCTCGTGATTTGCAGG CTCTCGGCGAAGAGGAAGGTGACGCTTCAGGAATTCAGAGGGAAGAATTTGGTGTCGATTAGGGAGTTTTACTCTAAAGATGGGAAAGAGCTTCCTACTGCCAAAG GAATAAGCTTGACAGAGGAGCAATGGTCGGTCTTCAAGAAGAATGTACCTGCAATAGAGAAAGCCATTAGTAAGATGGAGTCAAGAATCTAG
- the LOC137712277 gene encoding uncharacterized protein: MGNCSSLKGTTGECPKSIRILTDSGGVLEFRGPILAAEILTGFPRYGIFQQGKAYLPMSDQETLTSGQYYLLPLKADQPICQNRVAEKPVAAEAEPVEKSFGAEPDFTENLVNGLSGVGVEVLEKAAEGEPVKMSCGAGSEVGVMEAAEAEPVKKSFCAGSDFVENLAKGSSALEVLPSGGDGVWRVKLVIETKQLEELFSENGDAGALIETMRMAAGGGWASTPKKTKSLWGGGGGWRKSNFSNLL, from the coding sequence ATGGGGAATTGTTCTTCTCTCAAAGGAACCACTGGGGAGTGTCCTAAATCTATTAGGATTCTTACAGATTCTGGGGGTGTCCTAGAATTTAGAGGCCCTATACTAGCTGCTGAAATTCTCACTGGTTTTCCACGCTATGGCATTTTCCAACAAGGCAAGGCCTACTTGCCAATGTCTGACCAAGAAACCCTTACTAGTGGCCAGTACTACCTTCTTCCACTGAAGGCAGACCAGCCCATTTGTCAAAATCGGGTTGCTGAGAAACCGGTGGCTGCAGAAGCTGAGCCTGTGGAGAAGTCATTTGGTGCAGAACCTGACTTCACGGAGAATTTGGTGAACGGGTTATCAGGTGTTGGAGTTGAAGTCCTGGAGAAGGCTGCAGAAGGTGAGCCTGTGAAGATGTCATGTGGTGCAGGATCAGAAGTTGGAGTCATGGAGGCCGCTGAAGCTGAGCCAGTGAAGAAGTCATTTTGTGCAGGATCAGATTTCGTGGAGAATTTGGCAAAAGGGTCATCGGCTCTTGAGGTGCTGCCGTCTGGTGGAGACGGGGTTTGGAGGGTGAAGCTGGTGATCGAGACTAAGCAATTGGAGGAGttattttctgaaaatggcGATGCAGGGGCGTTGATTGAGACGATGAGGATGGCTGCAGGTGGAGGCTGGGCAAGCACTCCAAAGAAGACAAAGAGCCTTTGGGGAGGAGGTGGTGGTTGGAGGAAGTCTAACTTCTCCAACTTGCTTTAA
- the LOC137712630 gene encoding DCD domain-containing protein NRP-B-like — MENNQQSFWQFSDQLRVQASNFANLNINDSIWSNSYSKRPDERRNFDIKVGGEVSPIVNLTPKGSDFNGFNDSWVDNLKPKAAFSDANGSSNDGWNSFKPKASELNNGFNDNRWNSFNPKASDFSDNRWNSFNPKASDFNNAFNDGWKLRGAAGSQNSAVGLNGGFNKGIYSKPAIHNNVMNLKPYKNKAHEEDQIHGGKTGKKNNNNSNPGKKKSGAGAGGDDNNKDGKSGVDKRFKTLPPAESLPRNETIGGYIFVCNNDTMQENLKRELFGLPPRYRDSVRAITPGLPLFLYNYSTHQLHGIFEAASFGGTNFDPSAWEDKKCPGESRFPAQVRVFTRKVCEPLEEDSFRPILHHYDGPKFRLELSVPEALSLLDIFADQNP, encoded by the exons ATGGAGAACAACCAACAGTCGTTTTGGCAGTTCAGCGATCAGCTTCGAGTCCAAGCCTCCAATTTCGCAAATCTGAACATCAATGATTCGATTTGGAGCAATTCGTACAGCAAGAGGCCTGATGAGAGGAGAAATTTCGATATAAAGGTCGGCGGAGAAGTGAGTCCGATAGTTAATTTGACTCCGAAAGGGTCCGATTTTAACGGGTTCAACGACTCGTGGGTCGACAATCTGAAGCCGAAAGCGGCGTTTTCCGACGCGAACGGCAGTTCCAACGACGGATGGAACAGCTTCAAGCCGAAAGCTTCGGAGTTGAACAACGGATTCAACGACAACAGATGGAATAGCTTCAACCCAAAGGCTTCGGACTTCAGCGACAACAGATGGAACAGCTTCAATCCAAAAGCTTCGGACTTCAATAACGCTTTCAACGACGGGTGGAAACTCCGCGGCGCTGCCGGGTCGCAGAATAGTGCCGTTGGTCTCAATGGCGGTTTCAACAAGGGGATTTACTCCAAGCCTGCAATTCACAACAACGTTATGAATTTGAAGCCGTACAAGAACAAGGCCCACGAGGAAGATCAGATTCATGGCGGGAAAACTGGGAAGAAGAATAACAACAACAGCAATCCCGGTAAGAAGAAATCCGGCGCCGGCGCCGGCGGCGATGACAATAACAAGGATGGCAAGAGTGGCGTGGATAAGAGGTTTAAGACGCTTCCGCCGGCCGAGTCTCTGCCTAGAAATGAGACCATTGGTGGGTACATCTTTGTCTGCAACAATGATACCATGCAAGAGAATCTCAAGAGGGAGCTTTTTG GATTGCCTCCACGTTATCGTGATTCAGTGAGGGCGATAACTCCGGGGTTGCCCCTGTTCCTCTACAACTACTCCACCCACCAACTCCATGGTATTTTTGAG GCTGCGAGTTTTGGAGGGACCAACTTTGATCCGTCGGCCTGGGAGGACAAGAAGTGTCCCGGCGAGTCACGCTTTCCAGCTCAGGTTCGAGTTTTTACTCGGAAAGTTTGTGAGCCACTCGAAGAGGACTCGTTCAGGCCAATTCTTCACCACTACGACGGCCCTAAATTCCGACTTGAACTTAGCGTACCCGAG GCACTGTCTCTGTTGGATATATTTGCAGACCAAAACCCttga